The following proteins come from a genomic window of Motilibacter peucedani:
- the pknB gene encoding Stk1 family PASTA domain-containing Ser/Thr kinase — translation MDATVTDPLVGQVLDGRYRVTRRIAQGGMAVVYEALDTRLERVVALKVMHPWLANDPELVARFAREAKAAARLSAPSVVAVHDQGRDGELVWLAMEHVEGRTLRDVLTTRGRLKPAEAFEVALPLLRALAAAHAAGLVHRDVKPENVLVGVDGTVKVADFGLVRAVTASSHTRSDGAVLGSVSYLAPELLERGTADERVDVYAAGILLFELLTGDKPFEGETPLAVAYQHVHGDVPAPSTRVRGLPAALDALVVRATRRDPDQRPRDAGEMLAEAIAAQRTLGPADEPTELVAPPGPRPRSEPTTRTPRPAAAEPTTRAPRPGPEAAERPGRRRVRRRRALLATLLVLLLGAGAAGAAFGPWRYASAPRLVGLSAATAAERLQSAGFHAAATELRFDDTVPKGEVLTSSPGPGGWLRKGRAVRLVVSKGPDLRTVPQLTGRTREEATELVRSAHLSAGRVTAAWSDSVPAGQVASSSPVAGASLLHGKPVALVLSKGPQPVAVPKLVGSTLEDATTALTALRLEVASTEDYSETVPDGTVISQATPAGTSVLPGTSVAVVVSKGPPLVKVPGVVGKTRGSAVAKLQAAGFKVTTSGVDILHLVLFQSRKGGSMVPKGTTIHLTIT, via the coding sequence GTGGATGCCACCGTCACCGACCCGCTGGTCGGGCAGGTCCTCGACGGTCGCTACCGCGTGACCCGGCGCATCGCGCAGGGCGGCATGGCGGTCGTCTACGAGGCGCTCGACACCCGCCTCGAGCGGGTCGTCGCGCTCAAGGTGATGCACCCGTGGCTCGCCAACGACCCCGAGCTGGTCGCCCGCTTCGCCCGCGAGGCCAAGGCCGCGGCCCGGCTGTCGGCGCCCAGCGTCGTCGCCGTCCACGACCAGGGCCGCGACGGCGAGCTCGTGTGGCTGGCGATGGAGCACGTCGAGGGCCGCACGCTGCGCGACGTGCTCACCACCCGGGGGCGGCTGAAGCCCGCCGAGGCGTTCGAGGTCGCCCTGCCGCTGCTGCGGGCGCTCGCCGCCGCGCACGCCGCCGGCCTGGTGCACCGCGACGTCAAGCCCGAGAACGTGCTGGTCGGGGTCGACGGCACCGTCAAGGTCGCCGACTTCGGGCTGGTGCGCGCCGTCACCGCGAGCTCCCACACGCGCAGCGACGGCGCCGTTCTCGGGTCGGTGAGCTACCTCGCCCCCGAGCTGCTCGAGCGCGGCACCGCCGACGAGCGCGTCGACGTCTACGCCGCCGGCATCCTGCTGTTCGAGCTGCTGACCGGCGACAAGCCCTTCGAGGGCGAGACCCCGCTCGCGGTCGCCTACCAGCACGTGCACGGCGACGTCCCCGCGCCCTCCACCCGCGTGCGCGGGCTCCCTGCGGCGCTCGACGCCCTGGTGGTGCGCGCCACCCGCCGAGACCCCGACCAGCGCCCCCGCGACGCGGGCGAGATGCTCGCCGAGGCGATCGCGGCGCAGCGCACCCTCGGGCCGGCCGACGAGCCGACCGAGCTGGTCGCCCCGCCCGGTCCGCGTCCCCGCTCGGAGCCGACCACCCGCACCCCCCGCCCGGCGGCCGCCGAGCCGACCACCCGCGCTCCCCGGCCGGGGCCCGAGGCGGCGGAGCGGCCGGGGCGCCGCCGCGTACGCCGTCGTCGCGCCCTGCTCGCGACCCTCCTGGTGCTGCTGCTCGGTGCCGGCGCGGCCGGCGCTGCCTTCGGTCCCTGGCGCTACGCCAGCGCGCCCCGGCTCGTGGGGCTCAGCGCCGCCACCGCGGCCGAGCGGCTGCAGTCGGCCGGCTTCCACGCGGCCGCCACCGAGCTGCGCTTCGACGACACCGTCCCGAAGGGCGAGGTGCTGACCAGCTCGCCCGGCCCGGGCGGCTGGCTGCGCAAGGGCCGCGCCGTGCGGCTCGTGGTCTCCAAGGGCCCGGACCTGCGCACGGTGCCGCAGCTGACCGGCCGCACGCGCGAGGAGGCGACCGAGCTCGTACGCTCCGCGCACCTGAGCGCCGGGCGCGTCACGGCAGCCTGGAGCGACAGCGTGCCCGCGGGCCAGGTCGCCTCGAGCTCGCCCGTGGCCGGGGCGTCGCTGCTCCACGGGAAGCCGGTCGCGCTCGTGCTGAGCAAGGGCCCCCAGCCGGTTGCGGTCCCCAAGCTCGTCGGCTCGACGCTCGAGGACGCGACCACGGCCCTGACCGCGCTCCGGCTCGAGGTCGCGAGCACCGAGGACTACAGCGAGACGGTGCCCGACGGCACGGTGATCAGCCAGGCCACGCCGGCCGGCACCTCGGTGCTGCCCGGCACCAGCGTCGCGGTCGTGGTCTCGAAGGGCCCGCCGCTGGTCAAGGTGCCCGGCGTCGTCGGCAAGACCCGCGGCAGCGCGGTCGCCAAGCTGCAGGCCGCCGGCTTCAAGGTCACCACGAGCGGGGTCGACATCCTGCACCTCGTGCTGTTCCAGAGCCGCAAGGGCGGGTCGATGGTGCCCAAGGGGACGACCATCCACCTGACGATCACGTGA
- a CDS encoding lytic transglycosylase, producing MSQAPHTDAPRTGTRSWRRALGVAALPLLLAGLVTAGTPGWQSILVHRGDTLSEIAKRYHTSVSRLVRANDLPGNGSTIYAGERLRVPTAAAQAKIARSRAKAKPKASASRRSTTSRSATRTVRRTTYRTVYVSYTVRSGDSLIRIGRHFGARTSGIRLANHLPVSGVVRIGQHLRIPVVKRTTTSHTVKAPVRVSSKKTSKPTKNNTFAGRTYPNATVQRAAANRSVLARRSMPTRTQMRSIISATARANGVSPSLALAVAYQESGFNPRVVSVANAIGAMQVMPATGEWASSVIGRRLDLLNPRDNATAGVVLLRILTRTASSTEQAVAGYYQGLASVRKNGMYSDTKRYVSNVMSLRRSF from the coding sequence TTGAGCCAGGCACCGCACACCGACGCACCGCGGACGGGCACGCGCTCGTGGCGGCGCGCGCTCGGGGTCGCCGCCCTGCCCCTCCTGCTCGCGGGGCTGGTCACCGCAGGCACGCCGGGCTGGCAGTCGATCCTCGTCCACCGCGGCGACACGCTGTCCGAGATCGCCAAGCGCTACCACACGAGCGTCTCGCGGCTGGTCCGGGCCAACGACCTCCCCGGCAACGGCTCGACCATCTACGCCGGTGAGCGGCTGCGCGTGCCGACGGCCGCCGCGCAGGCGAAGATCGCCAGGTCCCGCGCCAAGGCGAAGCCGAAGGCGAGCGCGTCGCGGCGGTCCACCACGTCGCGCAGCGCCACCCGCACCGTCCGGCGCACGACGTACAGGACCGTGTACGTCTCCTACACCGTCCGCAGCGGCGACTCGCTGATCCGCATCGGGCGCCACTTCGGCGCGCGCACGAGCGGCATCCGCCTCGCCAACCACCTGCCCGTCTCGGGCGTCGTGCGCATCGGCCAGCACCTGCGCATCCCGGTGGTGAAGCGCACGACGACCTCGCACACCGTCAAGGCGCCCGTCCGCGTCTCGTCGAAGAAGACCTCGAAGCCCACGAAGAACAACACCTTCGCCGGGCGGACGTACCCCAATGCGACCGTGCAGCGGGCGGCGGCGAACCGCTCGGTGCTGGCGCGGCGCTCGATGCCGACGCGTACGCAGATGCGCTCCATCATCTCGGCGACCGCGCGCGCCAACGGCGTGTCCCCCTCGCTCGCGCTGGCCGTGGCCTACCAGGAGTCCGGGTTCAACCCGCGGGTCGTCTCGGTCGCCAACGCGATCGGCGCCATGCAGGTGATGCCGGCCACCGGCGAGTGGGCGTCGAGCGTCATCGGGCGCCGGCTCGACCTGCTCAACCCGCGCGACAACGCGACGGCCGGCGTGGTGCTGCTGCGCATCCTGACCCGCACGGCGAGCTCCACCGAGCAGGCCGTCGCCGGCTACTACCAGGGCCTGGCCTCGGTGCGGAAGAACGGGATGTACTCCGACACCAAGCGCTACGTGTCCAACGTGATGAGCCTGCGCCGCAGCTTCTGA
- a CDS encoding Rv2175c family DNA-binding protein, whose translation MDTPAELDALVPDWLAVPDVAEALGVDVVKVRSLLRERQLLSTRRGERNVVSVPADFVVDGAIVKGLPGLITLLSDSGYDDEAALRWMFTPDDSLPGTPVQALRENRGTEVKRRAQALAF comes from the coding sequence GTGGACACCCCTGCCGAGCTCGACGCGCTCGTCCCCGACTGGCTCGCTGTTCCCGACGTCGCCGAGGCGCTCGGCGTCGACGTGGTCAAGGTCCGCTCGCTGCTGCGCGAGCGCCAGCTGCTCTCGACCCGCCGCGGCGAGCGAAACGTCGTCTCCGTGCCGGCCGACTTCGTCGTCGACGGCGCGATCGTCAAGGGCCTGCCGGGCCTGATCACGCTGCTGTCGGACTCCGGCTACGACGACGAGGCGGCGCTGCGCTGGATGTTCACGCCCGACGACTCGCTGCCCGGCACGCCGGTGCAGGCGCTGCGCGAGAACCGCGGCACCGAGGTCAAGCGCCGCGCGCAGGCCCTCGCGTTCTAG
- a CDS encoding phytoene/squalene synthase family protein, protein MSARDLDAAGITDPELRASYEQCRRLNALHGKTYYLASLLLPRHKRPYVHALYGFARYADEFVDSLDDPHPEALVPWGERFLADLDRGHSDDPVCRAAVDTVLRWDIPRDYFVAFLDSMAMDLTVTNYETYEDLRGYMYGSAAVIGLQMVPLLEPLSPDALAPAQALGEAFQLTNFVRDVAEDYKRGRVYLPLEDLARFGVQRSDLGLGSAGEPVRELVRFEVARCRALYAEAATGIPLLHPTSRDCIETALRLYGGILDEVEKADHDVLSGRASVPLPRRLAVAAPGMARAALARRDEGRWRALSAPAY, encoded by the coding sequence GTGAGCGCGCGCGACCTCGACGCGGCCGGCATCACCGACCCGGAGCTGCGCGCCTCCTACGAGCAGTGCCGCCGGCTCAACGCCCTGCACGGCAAGACCTACTACCTCGCCAGCCTGCTGCTGCCGCGCCACAAGCGGCCCTACGTCCACGCGCTCTACGGCTTCGCCCGCTACGCGGACGAGTTCGTCGACTCGCTCGACGACCCGCACCCCGAGGCGCTGGTGCCGTGGGGCGAGCGGTTCCTCGCCGACCTCGACCGCGGGCACTCCGACGACCCGGTCTGCCGCGCCGCCGTCGACACCGTGCTGCGCTGGGACATCCCGCGCGACTACTTCGTCGCGTTCCTCGACTCGATGGCGATGGACCTGACGGTCACCAACTACGAGACCTACGAGGACCTGCGCGGCTACATGTACGGCTCGGCCGCCGTCATCGGGCTGCAGATGGTGCCGCTGCTCGAGCCGCTGTCGCCCGACGCGCTGGCGCCCGCACAGGCGCTGGGCGAGGCGTTCCAGCTCACCAACTTCGTGCGCGACGTGGCGGAGGACTACAAGCGGGGCCGGGTCTACCTGCCGCTCGAGGACCTCGCCCGCTTCGGCGTCCAGCGCTCCGACCTGGGTCTCGGCTCCGCGGGCGAGCCCGTGCGCGAGCTGGTGCGCTTCGAGGTCGCCCGCTGCCGCGCGCTCTACGCGGAGGCGGCCACCGGCATCCCGCTGCTGCACCCGACCAGCCGCGACTGCATCGAGACGGCGCTGCGCCTCTACGGCGGCATCCTCGACGAGGTCGAGAAGGCCGACCACGACGTGCTCTCGGGCCGGGCCTCGGTGCCGCTCCCCCGCCGGCTGGCCGTGGCGGCGCCCGGCATGGCGCGCGCCGCCCTGGCCCGCCGCGACGAGGGTCGCTGGCGAGCGCTCAGCGCCCCGGCGTACTGA
- the crtI gene encoding phytoene desaturase family protein gives MRTTSGPSDRVVIVGAGLGGLSAALRLAGAGREVTVLEREDVPGGRAGLLEDRGWSFDTGPTVLTMPDLIADALDCVGEKLEDWLELLPVEPLYRATYADGSVLDVHGSVDAMADEIERVCGPAEAAGYRRYVEFVSTLYHYEMREFIDRNIDSPFSLVSPTLGRLAAIGAFRKLAPKVEQYLKDPRTQKVLSFQAMYAGLSPHDALALYAVIAYMDSVAGVFFPRGGMHAVPRALAGAAEKHGVQFRYGTTATKVELRGRRAVAVHTSAGERIECDAVVLNPDLPVAHRDLLGSTPPTLRRLRYSPSCAVLLVGSSARYDGLVHHNISFGHEWKQVFDEIIDRGELMSDPSYLVTRPTASDPSLAPDGRESYYVLFPTPNLSAPIDWRSEGPRYRDRMVATLESRGLTGFGDAIEVEHLTTPLDWQQRGMERGAPFAAAHTFFQTGPFRPRNTWGENVVFAGSGTLPGVGVPMVLVSGRLAAERITGPDRSYRSRAWR, from the coding sequence ATGCGTACGACGTCGGGTCCCAGCGACCGCGTGGTGATCGTCGGTGCCGGGCTGGGCGGGCTCTCGGCGGCGCTCCGGCTCGCCGGCGCCGGCCGCGAGGTGACGGTCCTCGAGCGCGAGGACGTGCCGGGCGGACGGGCGGGCCTGCTCGAGGACCGCGGCTGGTCGTTCGACACCGGCCCGACGGTGCTCACCATGCCCGACCTCATCGCCGACGCGCTCGACTGCGTGGGCGAGAAGCTCGAGGACTGGCTCGAGCTGCTGCCGGTCGAGCCGCTCTACCGCGCGACCTACGCCGACGGCTCCGTGCTCGACGTGCACGGCTCGGTCGACGCGATGGCCGACGAGATCGAGCGCGTGTGCGGGCCGGCCGAGGCCGCAGGCTACCGCCGCTACGTCGAGTTCGTGTCCACGCTCTACCACTACGAGATGCGCGAGTTCATCGACCGCAACATCGACTCGCCCTTCTCGCTCGTCTCCCCCACCCTCGGCCGCCTCGCGGCGATCGGCGCCTTCCGCAAGCTGGCGCCCAAGGTCGAGCAGTATCTCAAGGACCCGCGCACCCAGAAGGTGCTCTCGTTCCAGGCGATGTACGCCGGCCTCTCGCCGCACGACGCCCTCGCGCTCTACGCGGTCATCGCCTACATGGACTCGGTCGCGGGCGTCTTCTTCCCGCGCGGCGGCATGCACGCGGTACCGCGGGCGCTCGCCGGCGCGGCCGAGAAGCACGGCGTGCAGTTCCGCTACGGCACCACGGCCACGAAGGTCGAGCTGCGCGGGCGCCGCGCGGTCGCGGTGCACACGTCCGCGGGCGAGCGCATCGAGTGCGACGCGGTCGTCCTCAACCCGGACCTGCCGGTCGCGCACCGCGACCTGCTCGGGTCGACACCGCCCACGCTGCGCCGGCTGCGCTACTCGCCGTCCTGCGCCGTGCTGCTGGTCGGGAGCAGTGCGCGCTACGACGGCCTCGTGCACCACAACATCTCCTTCGGGCACGAGTGGAAGCAGGTGTTCGACGAGATCATCGACCGGGGCGAGCTGATGAGCGACCCGTCCTACCTCGTCACCCGGCCGACAGCGAGCGACCCGTCGCTGGCGCCCGACGGGCGCGAGTCCTACTACGTGCTGTTCCCCACGCCCAACCTCAGCGCCCCGATCGACTGGCGCTCCGAGGGTCCTCGCTACCGTGACCGCATGGTGGCCACCCTGGAGTCACGTGGCCTGACCGGGTTCGGCGACGCCATCGAGGTCGAGCACCTCACCACCCCGCTCGACTGGCAGCAGCGCGGCATGGAGCGCGGCGCCCCGTTCGCGGCCGCCCACACGTTCTTCCAGACCGGCCCGTTCCGCCCGCGCAACACCTGGGGCGAGAACGTCGTCTTCGCCGGCAGCGGTACCCTGCCGGGCGTCGGCGTGCCCATGGTGCTGGTGAGCGGGCGGCTCGCCGCCGAGCGCATCACCGGGCCCGACCGCTCCTACCGCTCGCGGGCCTGGCGGTGA
- a CDS encoding polyprenyl synthetase family protein has product MTHPLDVDDLRARVGKALAAFLDGQAPSLDAVGPELTPALSAAQDFLLEGGKRLRPAFAYWGWRGAGGSDCDEVVAAASSLELLHACALIHDDLMDGSDTRRGNPSVHRRFAAMHRGERWHGAPESFGLSAAVLLGDMCLVWADAMLWGSGLDPAALVRAQPVYDAMRIELMAGQYLDVLEQAVGSSSVERSLRVARYKSAKYTIERPLHLGATLAGAGPATVQAYTDYGVGLGEAFQLRDDVLGVFGDPSETGKPAGDDLREGKRTVLVAEALTQATPAQSAAVSRLLGDPRLDAAGVSTLREVIVDTGALDATERRITASLDAALGALDAAAADGCIDGEAAGVLRELAVAATARSV; this is encoded by the coding sequence GTGACCCACCCGCTCGACGTGGACGACCTGCGCGCCCGTGTGGGCAAGGCGCTCGCCGCCTTCCTCGACGGGCAGGCTCCGTCCCTCGACGCGGTCGGGCCCGAGCTGACCCCCGCGCTGAGCGCGGCGCAGGACTTCCTGCTCGAGGGCGGCAAGCGCCTGCGGCCGGCGTTCGCCTACTGGGGCTGGCGCGGCGCGGGCGGCTCCGACTGCGACGAGGTGGTGGCGGCGGCCTCCTCGCTCGAGCTCCTTCACGCGTGCGCGCTGATCCACGACGACCTCATGGACGGCAGCGACACCCGCCGCGGCAACCCCTCGGTGCACCGGCGCTTCGCCGCGATGCACCGCGGCGAGCGCTGGCACGGCGCGCCCGAGTCGTTCGGCCTGTCGGCCGCGGTGCTGCTCGGCGACATGTGCCTGGTGTGGGCCGACGCGATGCTGTGGGGCTCGGGGCTCGACCCCGCTGCGCTGGTGCGGGCCCAGCCCGTCTACGACGCCATGCGCATCGAGCTCATGGCCGGGCAGTACCTCGACGTGCTGGAGCAGGCGGTCGGCTCCTCCTCGGTCGAGCGCTCGCTGCGCGTGGCCCGCTACAAGAGCGCGAAGTACACCATCGAGCGGCCCCTCCACCTCGGCGCGACGCTCGCCGGCGCCGGGCCCGCCACGGTCCAGGCCTACACCGACTACGGCGTCGGCCTCGGCGAGGCCTTCCAGCTGCGCGACGACGTCCTCGGCGTGTTCGGCGACCCGTCCGAGACCGGCAAGCCGGCCGGCGACGACCTGCGCGAGGGCAAGCGCACGGTGCTGGTCGCCGAGGCCCTGACGCAGGCCACGCCGGCCCAGTCGGCGGCGGTCTCGCGGCTGCTCGGCGACCCGCGCCTCGACGCGGCCGGCGTCAGCACGCTGCGCGAGGTGATCGTCGACACAGGTGCCCTCGACGCGACGGAGCGGCGCATCACGGCCAGCCTCGACGCCGCCCTCGGTGCGCTCGACGCGGCCGCCGCCGACGGCTGCATCGACGGCGAGGCCGCCGGCGTCCTGCGCGAGCTCGCGGTCGCGGCGACCGCGCGCTCGGTCTGA
- the metF gene encoding methylenetetrahydrofolate reductase [NAD(P)H], producing the protein MPVSSPTAPRTAQRPGRVGALLSSGTPSFSFEFFPPKTDEGERQLFRAVRELESLSPTFVSVTYGAGGSTRDRTVRITRRIAEETTLLPVGHLTCVGSSRDELRSVIGQYADAGVRNVLALRGDPPSGVGTEWRPHPEGLSYAVELVELVRSLGDFSVGVAAFPEKHPEAPDLDADASRLADKAAAGAEFAVTQFFFQSADYFRLVERLDALGCRMPVVPGLMPVTNVAQIERMVALSGAAFPARLAERLHAVDGDPEAVRRVGVEIVVELGQELLDGGAPGLHFYTLNRSTATREAYAALGLGSR; encoded by the coding sequence GTGCCCGTCTCGAGCCCGACCGCCCCCAGGACCGCCCAGCGACCCGGCCGGGTCGGCGCCCTGCTCAGCTCCGGGACGCCGTCGTTCTCCTTCGAGTTCTTCCCGCCCAAGACCGACGAGGGCGAGCGCCAGCTCTTCCGCGCCGTGCGCGAGCTCGAGTCGCTGAGCCCCACCTTCGTCTCGGTCACCTACGGCGCCGGCGGGTCCACCCGAGACCGGACCGTGCGCATCACCCGGCGCATCGCCGAGGAGACGACGCTGCTCCCGGTCGGCCACCTCACCTGCGTCGGCTCGTCGCGCGACGAGCTCCGCTCGGTGATCGGGCAGTACGCCGACGCCGGTGTGCGCAACGTGCTCGCCCTGCGCGGCGACCCGCCGAGCGGCGTCGGCACCGAGTGGCGCCCCCACCCCGAGGGCCTGAGCTACGCGGTCGAGCTGGTCGAGCTGGTCCGCTCGCTGGGCGACTTCTCCGTCGGCGTCGCCGCCTTCCCCGAGAAGCACCCCGAGGCCCCCGACCTCGACGCCGACGCCAGCCGGCTCGCCGACAAGGCCGCCGCCGGCGCGGAGTTCGCCGTCACGCAGTTCTTCTTCCAGTCGGCCGACTACTTCCGGCTCGTCGAGCGCCTCGACGCCCTGGGCTGCCGCATGCCGGTCGTGCCGGGGCTCATGCCGGTCACCAACGTCGCCCAGATCGAGCGGATGGTGGCCCTGTCGGGGGCGGCGTTCCCCGCCCGGCTCGCCGAGCGGCTCCACGCGGTCGACGGCGACCCCGAGGCCGTGCGCCGGGTCGGCGTCGAGATCGTCGTCGAGCTCGGCCAGGAGCTGCTCGACGGCGGCGCGCCCGGCCTGCACTTCTACACGCTCAACCGCTCGACGGCGACCCGCGAGGCCTACGCCGCGCTCGGCCTCGGCTCGCGCTGA
- a CDS encoding CDP-alcohol phosphatidyltransferase family protein, protein MLSRAEYLSRWSELHGGYDPARSRWVLGWLTTAYACARPLVALRASPDAVTLLGLLLGAGVPAAAAAGAHWPVLGAALAGLTGLADGLDGAVAVVTGRTTRWGYVLDSVVDRLTDLALLAALGLLGAPWALVAAVASLTFVQEYARARAAAAGLSEIGVVTPWERPTRIVVVALFGLGAGLWPSAAGTWVGAAAWLGLVLAVGSVVLLGVVLRRQLR, encoded by the coding sequence GTGCTCTCCCGAGCCGAGTACCTCTCCCGCTGGTCCGAGCTGCACGGCGGCTACGACCCCGCGCGCTCGCGGTGGGTGCTCGGCTGGCTCACCACCGCGTACGCCTGCGCCCGGCCGCTGGTCGCGCTGCGCGCGTCGCCCGACGCGGTGACGCTGCTCGGCCTGCTGCTCGGCGCAGGGGTGCCCGCCGCGGCGGCCGCCGGCGCGCACTGGCCCGTGCTCGGTGCGGCGCTGGCCGGCCTGACCGGGCTCGCCGACGGGCTCGACGGTGCCGTGGCCGTCGTCACCGGGCGCACCACCCGCTGGGGCTACGTGCTCGACTCGGTCGTCGACCGGCTCACCGACCTCGCGCTGCTGGCGGCCCTGGGACTGCTCGGCGCGCCGTGGGCGCTGGTCGCCGCGGTCGCCTCGCTGACCTTCGTGCAGGAGTACGCGCGGGCGCGCGCCGCCGCGGCCGGCCTGTCCGAGATCGGCGTCGTGACGCCGTGGGAGCGCCCGACCCGGATCGTGGTCGTGGCGCTGTTCGGGCTCGGCGCCGGGCTGTGGCCGTCGGCGGCCGGCACGTGGGTGGGCGCCGCGGCGTGGCTCGGCCTCGTGCTGGCGGTCGGGTCGGTGGTGCTGCTCGGCGTGGTGCTGCGCCGTCAGCTGCGCTGA
- a CDS encoding GH39 family glycosyl hydrolase — MRLPRPRLTLPRLPAAPAGLVRLRPRMPARRSTRAAAAAGVAVLLAAGTVVAVSVVDGEPHGASAASIATFSQTPGWMVDPSTGPLAGGSALPSYAAPTAPPVAAPPPTIPPVSVVPPVTVPLPTPSRPVVPPASTPTPPTTPASSPTPTAPAQSDVTPPHAPTSVPASLFGLTVNGYGSGAAVDAPYGAVRLWDTQVTWQDLEPERGTFDWARLDAQVAAANKARARVMLVLGQTPQWAADKVAVTTPPSQLPTGSSPPKKLSDWTAYVKAVVTRYKGRIADYEVWNEPNAKNFWLGSQGDLIPLAKSAYTTIKAVDPGATVTTPSFVVRRPAQQGELTRYLAADGAKWADVVNLHLYPDADQGPEAMAPLLDQVKTRLAAFGVEKPIWNTEVNYLLPTGGAAAPAPLSADDAAAWVARTYLITAHLGVGRAYWYAWDNHVLGVPLTESDGTTPNAAGKAYDRIHTWLQGSGFRGCSVDNEGTWTCWVATGRVVWNPGAGSKPVDYAAPWGTKAAVALSGASTPTRHGQVVKIGTSPILVKTR; from the coding sequence ATGCGCCTGCCCCGACCGCGCCTGACCCTCCCGCGCCTGCCCGCCGCACCCGCCGGGCTGGTGCGGCTGCGCCCCCGGATGCCCGCGCGGCGCTCGACGCGCGCTGCGGCAGCGGCCGGCGTGGCCGTCCTGCTGGCGGCCGGCACGGTCGTGGCGGTCAGCGTCGTCGACGGCGAGCCGCACGGTGCCTCGGCGGCCTCGATCGCGACGTTCTCGCAGACTCCGGGCTGGATGGTGGACCCCTCGACCGGTCCGCTCGCCGGCGGGAGCGCGCTGCCGTCCTACGCCGCGCCGACCGCGCCCCCGGTGGCCGCACCGCCGCCGACGATCCCGCCGGTCAGCGTCGTGCCGCCGGTGACCGTGCCGCTGCCGACGCCGAGCAGGCCGGTGGTCCCGCCCGCCAGCACGCCGACGCCGCCGACGACGCCGGCGTCCTCGCCGACACCGACAGCACCGGCGCAGTCCGACGTCACCCCGCCGCACGCGCCGACCAGCGTGCCGGCCTCGCTGTTCGGGCTGACGGTCAACGGCTACGGCTCGGGCGCCGCCGTCGACGCCCCCTACGGCGCTGTGCGCCTGTGGGACACGCAGGTCACGTGGCAGGACCTCGAGCCGGAGCGAGGGACGTTCGACTGGGCGAGGCTGGACGCCCAGGTCGCCGCGGCCAACAAGGCCCGCGCCCGCGTCATGCTCGTGCTCGGCCAGACGCCCCAGTGGGCCGCGGACAAGGTAGCCGTGACCACGCCTCCCTCTCAGCTGCCCACTGGCTCCTCGCCGCCGAAGAAGCTCTCCGACTGGACGGCCTACGTCAAGGCCGTCGTCACCCGCTACAAGGGCCGGATCGCCGACTACGAGGTCTGGAACGAGCCCAACGCGAAGAACTTCTGGCTGGGCAGCCAGGGCGACCTGATCCCGCTGGCGAAGTCCGCCTACACCACCATCAAGGCGGTCGACCCGGGAGCGACGGTGACCACCCCCAGCTTCGTGGTGCGCCGCCCGGCACAGCAGGGGGAGCTCACCCGCTACCTCGCCGCCGACGGTGCGAAGTGGGCCGACGTCGTCAACCTGCACCTCTATCCCGACGCCGACCAGGGCCCCGAGGCGATGGCCCCGCTGCTCGACCAGGTGAAGACACGGCTCGCCGCCTTCGGGGTCGAGAAGCCCATCTGGAACACCGAGGTCAACTACCTGCTGCCGACCGGGGGCGCCGCAGCACCGGCACCGCTGTCGGCCGACGACGCAGCGGCGTGGGTCGCGCGCACCTACCTAATTACCGCGCACCTCGGCGTCGGGCGCGCCTACTGGTACGCGTGGGACAACCACGTGCTCGGCGTGCCGCTGACCGAGAGCGACGGCACGACGCCGAACGCCGCCGGCAAGGCCTACGACCGCATCCACACCTGGCTGCAGGGCAGCGGCTTCCGCGGCTGCAGCGTCGACAACGAGGGCACCTGGACCTGCTGGGTCGCCACCGGCCGCGTCGTGTGGAACCCCGGCGCAGGCAGCAAGCCGGTCGACTACGCGGCGCCGTGGGGCACGAAGGCCGCCGTGGCGCTCAGCGGCGCGTCGACGCCGACGCGGCACGGGCAGGTCGTCAAGATCGGGACCTCGCCGATCCTCGTCAAGACGCGCTGA
- a CDS encoding Lrp/AsnC family transcriptional regulator, translated as MATLDDTDRRILLALDADPRVPVLLLAERLGLARRTVQTRLSRLHDEGLLRPHSDRVAPASLGYAVGAFVEADVDQAHLGAVVAGLRAIPEVLEVAATTGDHDVMVRVVARDPDDLYRVGQRILACPGIRRTTTAVVLRDLVPYRTTGLLGTGRARSGEAPTGK; from the coding sequence GTGGCCACGCTCGACGACACCGACCGGCGCATCCTGCTCGCCCTCGACGCCGACCCGCGGGTACCGGTGCTGCTGCTGGCCGAGCGCCTCGGGCTCGCGCGCCGCACGGTGCAGACCCGGCTCTCGCGGCTCCACGACGAGGGGCTGCTGCGCCCGCACAGCGACCGCGTCGCCCCGGCGAGCCTGGGCTACGCGGTGGGCGCGTTCGTCGAGGCCGACGTCGACCAGGCCCACCTCGGCGCCGTGGTGGCGGGGCTGCGGGCCATCCCCGAGGTGCTGGAGGTCGCGGCGACGACCGGCGACCACGACGTCATGGTGCGCGTGGTCGCACGCGACCCCGACGACCTCTACCGCGTCGGTCAGCGCATCCTCGCGTGCCCCGGGATCCGGCGGACGACGACCGCCGTGGTGCTGCGCGACCTGGTCCCCTACCGCACGACGGGGCTGCTCGGCACCGGCCGCGCGAGGTCCGGCGAGGCCCCGACCGGCAAGTAG